A window from Drosophila nasuta strain 15112-1781.00 chromosome 3, ASM2355853v1, whole genome shotgun sequence encodes these proteins:
- the LOC132788139 gene encoding uncharacterized protein LOC132788139, with translation MHKHTHTHTNINVNVNEKRQAEPEPGNNERPGLLADICCAIKVQRAGGSNSNNNNTIDNNNSNCDGGKEQSAAGCYFEVLVLIIHDNPSMKMNTKTQQQHNKEVLQAMTIEYPTIA, from the exons atgcacaaacacactcacactcacaccaACATCAACGTGAACGTGAACGAAAAACGACAAGCCGAACCCGAACCCGGCAACAATGAACGCCCTGGGCTACTTGCCGACATTTGTTGTGCCATAAAAGTGCAACG CGCCGGcggtagcaacagcaacaacaacaataccatcgacaacaacaacagcaattgtgATGGTGGAAAGGAACAGTCAGCAGCCGGTTGCTACTTTGAAGTACTTGTGCTTATCATTCATGACAACCCCAGCATGAAAATGAATACgaaaacacaacagcagcacaatAAGGAAGTACTTCAAGCAATGACAATTGAATACCCTACAATTGCTTAG